One part of the Procambarus clarkii isolate CNS0578487 chromosome 41, FALCON_Pclarkii_2.0, whole genome shotgun sequence genome encodes these proteins:
- the LOC138373244 gene encoding uncharacterized protein, which produces MAAADMVQFIKKAHVAVAGVLQFIKRAHVAVAGVLQSISEAQVAAAGVLQFISEAQMSAAGVLQFISEAHVAVAGVLQFISEAHKAAAGVLQSISEAQVAAAGVFQFISDAQMAVAGVLQSISKAHVAVAGVLQSNSEAKVADAGVLQFISEVHVAATDVLQSISVLQSNSEAKVADAGVLQFVSEVHVAATDVLQSISVLQSIREAHMAAADVMQFIKKAHVAVVGVLQFIKKAHVAVAGVLQFISEAHKAAAGVLQSISEAQVAAAGVFQFISDAQMAVAGVLQSNSEAKVADAGVLQFVSEVHVAATDVLQSISVLQSIREAHMAAADVMQFIKKAHVAVVGVLQFIKKAHVAVAGVLQSISKAHVAVAGVLQSNSEAKVADAGVLQFISEVHVAATDVLQSISVLQSNSEAKVADAGVLQFVSEVHVAATDVLQSISVLQSIREAHMAAADVMQFIKKAHVAVVGVLQFIKKAHVAVAGVLQSNSEAQVADAGVLQFISEAHLAATDVLQSISEAHVAAADVLQSISETHVAAASVFQSISEAHVAAADVLQTISEAHVAVAGVLQFISEAHVVAADVLQSISETHVASADMLQTISDVNVAAAGVLQSNSEAKVADAGVLQFISEVHVAATDVLQSISEAHVAAADVLQSISVLQSNSEAKVADAGVLQFVSEVHVAATDVLQSISVLQSIREAHMAAADVMQFIKKAHVAVVGVLQFIKKAHVAVAGVLQFISEAHKAAAGVLQSISEAQVAAAGVFQFISDAQMAVAGVLQSNSEAKVADAGVLQFVSEVHVAATDVLQSISVLQSIREAHMAAADVMQFIKKAHVAVVGVLQFIKKAHVAVAGVLQSISEAHVAVAGVLQTISDSHVAVAGVLQSISKAHVAVAGVLQSNSEAKVADAGVLQFISEVHVAATDVLQSISVLQSNSEAKVADAGVLQFVSEVHVAATDVLQSISVLQSIREAHMAAADVMQFIKKAHVAVVGVLQFIKKAHVAVAGVLQSNSEAQVADAGVLQFISEAHLAATDVLQYISEAHVAAADVLQSISETHVAAASVFQSISEAHVAAADVLQTISEAHVAVAGVLQFISEAHVVAADVLQSISETHVASADMLQTISDVNVAAAADVLQSISETHVAAAGVFQSISETHVASANMLQTISEMCCSPSVRHVAAAGVLQSINEAHVAAADVLQSISETHVAAAGVFQSISETLVASANMLQTISEIVDDIEHMEIYV; this is translated from the exons ATGGCTGCTGCAGATATGGTGCAGTTCATCAagaaggcacatgtggctgttgcaggtgtgttgcagttcatcaagagggcacatgtggctgttgcag gtgtgttgcagtccatcagtgaggcacaggtggctgctgcaggtgtgttgcagttcatcagtgaggcacagatgTCTGCGGCAGGTGtgctgcagttcatcagtgaggcacatgtggctgttgcag gtgtgttgcagttcatcagcgaGGCACAtaaggctgctgcaggtgtgttgcagtccatcagtgaggcacaggtggctgctgcaggtgtgtttcaGTTCATCAGTGATGCACAGATGGCTGTGGCAG gtgtgttgcagtccatcagtaaggcacatgttgctgttgcaggtgtgttgcagtccaacaGTGAGGCAAAGGTGGCtgatgcaggtgtgttgcagttcatcagtgaggtacatgtggctgctacagatgtgttgcagtccatta gtgtgttgcagtccaacaGTGAGGCAAAGGTGGCtgatgcaggtgtgttgcagttcgtcagtgaggtacatgtggctgctacagatgtgttgcagtccatca gtgtgttgcagtccatcagagaggcacatatGGCTGCGGCAGATGTGATGCAGTTCATCAagaaggcacatgtggctgttgtaggtgtgttgcagttcatcaagaaggcacatgtggctgttgcag gtgtgttgcagttcatcagcgaGGCACAtaaggctgctgcaggtgtgttgcagtccatcagtgaggcacaggtggctgctgcaggtgtgtttcaGTTCATCAGTGATGCACAGATGGCTGTGGCAG gtgtgttgcagtccaacaGTGAGGCAAAGGTGGCtgatgcaggtgtgttgcagttcgtcagtgaggtacatgtggctgctacagatgtgttgcagtccatca gtgtgttgcagtccatcagagaggcacatatGGCTGCGGCAGATGTGATGCAGTTCATCAagaaggcacatgtggctgttgtaggtgtgttgcagttcatcaagaaggcacatgtggctgttgcag gtgtgttgcagtccatcagtaaggcacatgttgctgttgcaggtgtgttgcagtccaacaGTGAGGCAAAGGTGGCtgatgcaggtgtgttgcagttcatcagtgaggtacatgtggctgctacagatgtgttgcagtccatta gtgtgttgcagtccaacaGTGAGGCAAAGGTGGCtgatgcaggtgtgttgcagttcgtcagtgaggtacatgtggctgctacagatgtattgcagtccatca gtgtgttgcagtccatcagagaggcacatatGGCTGCGGCAGATGTGATGCAGTTCATCAagaaggcacatgtggctgttgtaggtgtgttgcagttcatcaagaaggcacatgtggctgttgcag gtgtgttgcagtccaacagtgaggcacaggtggctgatgcaggtgtgttgcagttcatcagcgaGGCACATTTGGCTGctacagatgtgttgcagtccatcagtgaggcacatgtggctgctgcagatgtgttgcagtccatcagtgagacacatgtggccgcTGCAAGTGTGtttcagtccatcagtgaggcacatgtggctgctgcagatgtgttgcagaccattagtgaggcacatgtggctgttgcag gtgtgttgcagttcatcagtgaagcacatgtggttgctgcagatgtgttgcagtccatcagtgagacgcaTGTGGCTtctgcagatatgttgcagaccatcagtgatgtaaatgtggctgctgcag gtgtgttgcagtccaacaGTGAGGCAAAGGTGGCtgatgcaggtgtgttgcagttcatcagtgaggtacaCGTGGCTGctacagatgtgttgcagtccattagtgaggcacatgtggctgctgcagatgtgttgcagtccatca gtgtgttgcagtccaacaGTGAGGCAAAGGTGGCtgatgcaggtgtgttgcagttcgtcagtgaggtacatgtggctgctacagatgtattgcagtccatca gtgtgttgcagtccatcagagaggcacatatGGCTGCGGCAGATGTGATGCAGTTCATCAagaaggcacatgtggctgttgtaggtgtgttgcagttcatcaagaaggcacatgtggctgttgcag gtgtgttgcagttcatcagcgaGGCACAtaaggctgctgcaggtgtgttgcagtccatcagtgaggcacaggtggctgctgcaggtgtgtttcaGTTCATCAGTGATGCACAGATGGCTGTGGCAG gtgtgttgcagtccaacaGTGAGGCAAAGGTGGCtgatgcaggtgtgttgcagttcgtcagtgaggtacatgtggctgctacagatgtgttgcagtccatca gtgtgttgcagtccatcagagaggcacatatGGCTGCGGCAGATGTGATGCAGTTCATCAagaaggcacatgtggctgttgtaggtgtgttgcagttcatcaagaaggcacatgtggctgttgcaggtgtgttgcagtccatcagtgaggcacatgtggctgttgcaggtgtgttacagACCATCAGTGattcacatgtggctgttgcag gtgtgttgcagtccatcagtaaggcacatgttgctgttgcaggtgtgttgcagtccaacaGTGAGGCAAAGGTGGCtgatgcaggtgtgttgcagttcatcagtgaggtacatgtggctgctacagatgtgttgcagtccatta gtgtgttgcagtccaacaGTGAGGCAAAGGTGGCtgatgcaggtgtgttgcagttcgtcagtgaggtacatgtggctgctacagatgtattgcagtccatca gtgtgttgcagtccatcagagaggcacatatGGCTGCGGCAGATGTGATGCAGTTCATCAagaaggcacatgtggctgttgtaggtgtgttgcagttcatcaagaaggcacatgtggctgttgcag gtgtgttgcagtccaacagtgaggcacaggtggctgatgcaggtgtgttgcagttcatcagcgaGGCACATTTGGCTGCTACAGATGTGTTGcagtacatcagtgaggcacatgtggctgctgcagatgtgttgcagtccatcagtgagacacatgtggccgcTGCAAGTGTGtttcagtccatcagtgaggcacatgtggctgctgcagatgtgttgcagaccattagtgaggcacatgtggctgttgcag gtgtgttgcagttcatcagtgaagcacatgtggttgctgcagatgtgttgcagtccatcagtgagacgcaTGTGGCTtctgcagatatgttgcagaccatcagtgatgtaaatgtggctgctgcag cagatgtgttgcagtccatcagtgagacacatgtggctgctgcaggtgtgtttcagtccatcagtgagactcaTGTGGCTTCTGCAaatatgttgcagaccatcagtgag